One Heliomicrobium gestii genomic region harbors:
- the spoVAC gene encoding stage V sporulation protein AC: protein MSNKKKKNLTPVQQEYHDFSKLREPKRPVLKNCLWAFFVGGSICLFGQFLQNFFLWNFNFNEKTAGNPTVAILVLLSVALTSLGVYDHVAQHAGAGTAVPVTGFANSMASAAIEHRTEGYVLGVGGKMFKLAGPVIVFGVVAAFVVALVKTLLSMAGVL, encoded by the coding sequence TTGTCGAACAAAAAGAAGAAGAACCTGACGCCGGTCCAGCAGGAGTACCATGACTTTTCCAAGCTTCGGGAACCGAAACGGCCGGTCCTCAAAAACTGTCTCTGGGCTTTTTTTGTCGGCGGGTCCATCTGCCTGTTCGGCCAGTTCCTCCAAAACTTTTTCCTCTGGAACTTCAATTTCAATGAAAAGACGGCCGGCAACCCGACGGTGGCGATCCTGGTCCTGCTCTCGGTGGCGCTCACCTCATTGGGGGTCTACGATCACGTCGCCCAGCACGCCGGCGCCGGGACGGCCGTGCCGGTGACCGGTTTCGCCAACTCGATGGCCTCGGCGGCCATCGAACACCGGACAGAGGGCTATGTCCTTGGCGTTGGCGGCAAGATGTTTAAGCTGGCCGGGCCGGTCATCGTCTTCGGCGTCGTCGCCGCCTTCGTGGTGGCGCTGGTGAAGACGCTCCTCTCCATGGCGGGGGTTTTGTAG
- a CDS encoding sensor histidine kinase translates to MCRRHHSQPAQPFQQAKVFARNRWTLSLALLLMAAQLLAMAAAPVDGASFLPTMPEPALLSPSFASHRDATPRKHVLILNSYHKGFVWTEDVVRGIESVLQPLELELNLELYTEYMDTKRYNSNDYDEHMYRYLQEKYGQEHFDLIIASDDDAMNFLQRYQQRLFPEAPVVFCGVNYYQEDKFNRQRVTGVVEVNDIRRNVEIARKLQPGLKKVLFLNDQTFTGKSQVKVLREAMAPFGDTIQYEIFDEWDLGELRAKLENLDADTMVFLLIAYYRDKSGATYSNDQYIRVVKEFSKQPVYGIWDFYLGNGIVGGMLTSGFSQGEAAAQLALRILQGEKPADIPVVMEGPNRLVFDYQQLQELHLNQADLPEGSTVVNKPSTFYENNKDIVWKTLLLFGGLLLVIAALAVNIVRRKIAEAELLEMYEQLERRVEERTRQLEVANLDLKGAMDELEQAQEQLIESAKMAALGKLVAGVAHEINTPVGIGVTAASHLHRKTRELSAQFRENQLKKSELHRYLLLSEEASDIILKNLERASTLIHGFKQVAVDQSRETRRRFNLKEYIGEILMSLQPKLKNKAYRIELNCPDDLEVDSYPGDFSQVITNLIMNSLIHGFGECGHGTIRIDLQLVGDRVRLVYSDDGRGIPPEHLQRIFDPFFTTNRAQGGTGLGLNIVYNLVTQRLRGKIRCESIVDAGADAGSGTRFTIDFPQK, encoded by the coding sequence ATGTGTCGGCGTCATCACAGTCAGCCGGCACAGCCGTTCCAGCAGGCAAAGGTGTTTGCACGCAACAGGTGGACGCTATCCCTTGCCTTGTTGCTGATGGCGGCGCAGTTGTTGGCGATGGCAGCGGCGCCTGTCGATGGGGCGTCTTTTCTACCAACCATGCCAGAACCGGCCCTGTTATCGCCGTCTTTCGCCAGTCATAGGGATGCGACGCCGCGCAAGCATGTGCTGATCTTAAATTCATATCATAAAGGATTTGTCTGGACTGAAGATGTGGTCCGCGGGATTGAGTCGGTGCTGCAGCCGCTGGAATTGGAACTCAACCTGGAATTATATACGGAATACATGGACACGAAGCGGTATAACAGCAACGACTACGACGAGCACATGTACCGCTACCTGCAGGAAAAGTACGGCCAGGAGCACTTCGACCTGATCATCGCCTCCGATGATGACGCCATGAATTTCTTGCAGAGATACCAGCAGCGCCTCTTCCCCGAGGCGCCTGTCGTGTTTTGCGGCGTCAATTACTACCAGGAGGACAAATTCAACCGGCAGCGGGTCACCGGCGTCGTTGAAGTCAATGACATCAGGCGCAACGTGGAAATCGCGCGCAAGCTCCAACCGGGACTGAAGAAGGTGCTGTTTCTCAATGACCAGACCTTTACCGGCAAGTCGCAGGTGAAGGTGCTTCGAGAAGCGATGGCGCCCTTCGGCGATACGATTCAGTATGAGATCTTCGATGAGTGGGATTTGGGCGAACTGCGCGCTAAACTGGAAAATTTGGACGCGGACACGATGGTGTTTCTGCTGATCGCCTATTATCGGGACAAGTCGGGGGCCACCTACTCGAACGACCAGTATATCCGTGTCGTCAAAGAGTTCAGCAAACAGCCTGTTTATGGGATTTGGGACTTTTATCTCGGCAACGGGATCGTCGGCGGCATGTTGACGAGCGGCTTTAGCCAGGGAGAGGCGGCGGCCCAGTTGGCCCTCCGGATCCTGCAGGGGGAAAAGCCAGCCGATATTCCGGTGGTGATGGAGGGTCCCAACCGGCTCGTCTTTGACTACCAACAACTGCAGGAACTGCATTTGAATCAGGCCGATCTCCCGGAAGGGAGCACGGTTGTCAACAAACCGTCAACCTTTTATGAGAACAACAAGGATATTGTGTGGAAGACGTTGCTGCTCTTCGGGGGGCTGCTGCTGGTGATCGCCGCCCTCGCCGTCAACATTGTGCGGCGCAAGATCGCCGAAGCGGAACTCTTGGAGATGTATGAACAATTGGAACGGCGCGTCGAGGAGCGAACCCGCCAGTTGGAAGTGGCCAATCTGGATCTAAAAGGCGCCATGGACGAGCTGGAACAGGCCCAGGAGCAGTTGATCGAGTCCGCCAAGATGGCGGCCCTGGGCAAACTGGTGGCCGGCGTGGCCCACGAGATCAACACGCCCGTTGGCATTGGCGTCACGGCCGCCTCCCACCTGCACCGAAAGACGCGGGAACTATCGGCGCAATTTCGAGAGAACCAGCTGAAAAAATCGGAACTGCACAGGTACCTCCTCCTGAGCGAGGAGGCGTCCGACATCATCCTTAAGAATCTGGAACGGGCGTCAACGCTGATTCACGGGTTCAAACAGGTGGCTGTCGACCAGTCGCGGGAGACGCGGCGGCGGTTCAACCTGAAAGAATACATCGGAGAAATCCTGATGAGCTTGCAGCCCAAGTTGAAGAACAAAGCCTACCGGATCGAACTGAACTGTCCTGACGATCTGGAAGTGGACAGCTATCCCGGCGATTTTTCTCAGGTGATCACCAACCTGATCATGAATTCGCTGATCCACGGTTTTGGCGAATGCGGCCATGGAACGATCCGCATCGATCTGCAGCTTGTGGGCGACCGGGTGCGTCTCGTCTATAGCGATGACGGGCGGGGGATCCCGCCGGAGCACCTGCAGCGCATTTTTGACCCCTTCTTTACGACCAACCGCGCCCAGGGCGGCACCGGCCTGGGGCTGAATATTGTCTATAACCTGGTGACGCAGCGCCTGCGGGGGAAGATTCGCTGTGAGAGCATCGTGGACGCCGGGGCGGACGCCGGCTCGGGCACACGTTTTACGATCGATTTTCCACAGAAATGA
- the spoVAE gene encoding stage V sporulation protein AE, whose translation METYFWAFVVGGLICVIGQLLFDVAKLTPAHTMTLLVVSGAVLDGLGLYEPLIDFAGAGATVPITSFGNALVHGAMAEAKATGLIGILTGIFEVTSAGISAAIIFGFIASLIAKPKG comes from the coding sequence GTGGAGACATACTTCTGGGCCTTTGTCGTGGGCGGGCTGATCTGCGTCATCGGGCAGTTGCTGTTCGATGTAGCGAAACTGACGCCGGCCCACACGATGACCCTCCTCGTCGTCTCCGGCGCTGTCCTGGACGGCCTGGGGCTCTATGAGCCGCTGATCGACTTCGCCGGCGCCGGCGCGACCGTTCCGATCACCAGCTTCGGCAACGCCCTGGTGCATGGGGCGATGGCGGAAGCCAAGGCGACGGGGCTGATCGGGATCCTGACGGGGATCTTTGAGGTCACCAGCGCCGGCATCTCGGCGGCGATCATCTTCGGCTTTATCGCCTCCCTGATTGCGAAGCCGAAGGGATAA
- a CDS encoding DUF421 domain-containing protein, which yields MPEWMIALLRSTAVFLLILAGARLLGKRQLSQLTLFDLIVVVAIGVVAGALSLNLAGDLASALMAIVVWIGFPIALFYLSIKFKTVRDLVQGKETILINHGKVLDARLMEARMSPEDLLSQLRRKNVFNFADVEFALLEPSGDLSVLLKKEKQPVTAATLERKVGHESAPQTVILDGNFLDEPLAAMGLNRRWLHEELEKIGVAPENVFLAQVDSVGQLYVDLFDDAINLPQPKTKELLFVNLKKAQADCELYALATKDSQAKQMYTEAAGVMAETVRDLQPLLKR from the coding sequence ATGCCGGAATGGATGATTGCCCTCCTTCGTTCGACAGCCGTCTTCCTGCTCATCCTGGCAGGGGCGCGGCTGCTCGGCAAGCGGCAGCTTTCCCAGTTGACTCTTTTTGACCTGATCGTCGTCGTCGCCATTGGCGTCGTTGCCGGGGCGCTTTCGCTCAACCTGGCCGGCGATCTGGCCAGCGCCTTGATGGCGATCGTCGTCTGGATCGGTTTTCCCATCGCCCTCTTTTACCTGTCCATCAAGTTCAAGACGGTGCGCGATCTGGTGCAGGGCAAGGAGACGATCCTGATCAACCATGGGAAGGTCCTTGACGCCAGGTTGATGGAGGCCCGCATGAGCCCCGAGGATCTGTTGAGCCAGTTGCGGCGGAAGAATGTCTTCAACTTCGCCGACGTGGAGTTCGCCCTGCTGGAACCGAGCGGCGATCTCAGCGTGCTGTTGAAAAAGGAGAAGCAGCCCGTCACCGCGGCGACGCTGGAGAGAAAAGTTGGCCACGAGAGCGCGCCCCAGACGGTGATCCTGGACGGCAACTTTCTGGACGAGCCCCTTGCCGCCATGGGGCTGAACCGGCGTTGGCTCCATGAAGAGTTGGAGAAGATCGGCGTGGCGCCGGAGAACGTCTTCCTGGCCCAGGTCGATTCGGTGGGCCAACTCTATGTGGATCTCTTCGATGACGCCATCAATCTGCCACAGCCGAAGACGAAGGAACTGCTCTTTGTGAACCTGAAAAAAGCCCAGGCCGATTGCGAACTCTATGCCCTGGCCACGAAGGATTCCCAGGCGAAACAGATGTATACGGAGGCAGCCGGCGTGATGGCGGAGACGGTCCGCGATCTGCAGCCGCTGCTGAAGCGCTGA
- a CDS encoding 4Fe-4S dicluster domain-containing protein codes for MGNKVSQFYRIEKNCIRCGFCLDICSWDALDSPGKGRAFTIEEELCPGCGICVDCCPVGAICRSGGGDDDPPER; via the coding sequence ATGGGAAACAAGGTCTCCCAATTTTACCGTATCGAAAAGAACTGCATCCGCTGTGGCTTTTGCCTCGATATCTGCTCCTGGGACGCCCTGGATTCGCCGGGAAAAGGGCGGGCCTTTACCATTGAGGAGGAACTCTGCCCCGGTTGCGGGATCTGTGTCGATTGCTGCCCTGTCGGCGCCATCTGCCGATCCGGCGGTGGCGATGATGACCCGCCGGAACGATAA
- a CDS encoding DUF1657 domain-containing protein produces MTVSQQLKQTVAGLKSAVGSLEQFALQTQDQNAKNIYTTASQQAQQIVSSLEPRVKEIEKEEPQYKGF; encoded by the coding sequence ATGACCGTATCACAGCAACTCAAACAGACCGTCGCCGGCCTGAAGAGCGCCGTCGGCAGCCTGGAGCAGTTTGCCCTTCAAACGCAGGACCAGAACGCCAAGAACATTTATACCACTGCGTCGCAGCAGGCGCAACAGATTGTTAGTTCCCTGGAGCCGCGAGTGAAGGAAATCGAAAAGGAAGAACCTCAATACAAGGGTTTTTAG
- a CDS encoding DUF3369 domain-containing protein — translation MHDSNHPNDDDLLFFVDEHDDAPGQGDSETWKVLIVDDDAEVHKVTRVVLAGMRFDDKPLEFFSAYSAAEAKRWLCDHPDMAVVLLDVVMESDDAGLHLVQHIREGLNNSHVRIVLRTGQPGYAPEERVIVDYDINCYVSKTELTAQKLFSTVYVALRAYRDIRTIDLNRRGLEQIIQSSANIFRMQSMRMFASGVLTQLTSLLRLNRNAIYCQMSGFAATKNERDFYILAATGDYSPMVNRPIRSAVSPSIREDLERAMRAGQSLALGNRYVGYFHSQNGSENLVYLEGFNGWSDWDRNWVELFCSNVGIAFDNISLNEEIESTQREIIFTLGGVVEARSKETGCHVKRVSEYSRLLGKLYGLTREETELLRMASPMHDVGKIAIEDAILNKPGPLTANEYEQMKKHTIAGHEMLQHSNRRILRTAAQIALEHHEKYNGGGYPYGLRGEKIHIYSRITAVADVFDALNNDRVYRAAWPIEDILGLFQQERGHHFDPYLVDLVVKHLDEFLKIQQAFPDH, via the coding sequence GTGCACGATTCGAACCATCCGAATGACGATGATTTGTTGTTTTTCGTCGATGAACATGACGATGCCCCAGGGCAGGGGGATAGCGAGACCTGGAAGGTGCTGATCGTTGACGACGATGCCGAGGTGCACAAGGTGACCCGCGTCGTCCTGGCGGGGATGCGCTTTGATGATAAGCCGCTGGAGTTTTTTAGCGCCTATTCGGCGGCGGAAGCCAAACGATGGCTCTGCGATCACCCGGACATGGCCGTCGTCTTGCTGGATGTGGTCATGGAATCGGATGACGCCGGGTTGCATCTGGTCCAGCATATCCGGGAGGGGTTGAACAACAGCCATGTGCGCATCGTGCTGCGCACGGGCCAGCCTGGGTATGCGCCAGAGGAGCGGGTGATCGTCGACTATGACATCAACTGCTATGTGTCGAAGACGGAGTTGACGGCCCAGAAGCTGTTTTCCACGGTCTATGTGGCGCTGCGGGCCTACCGGGACATCCGGACCATTGACCTCAACCGCCGGGGCCTTGAACAGATCATCCAATCGTCGGCGAACATCTTTCGCATGCAGTCGATGCGCATGTTCGCCTCGGGCGTGCTCACCCAGTTAACGTCACTCCTGCGTTTGAACCGCAACGCCATCTACTGCCAGATGTCCGGCTTCGCCGCCACCAAGAACGAGCGCGATTTTTACATCCTGGCGGCGACAGGCGACTACTCGCCCATGGTCAACCGTCCCATCCGCTCCGCCGTCAGCCCGTCCATCCGGGAGGATCTGGAACGGGCCATGCGCGCCGGTCAGAGCCTGGCCTTGGGCAATCGCTATGTAGGGTATTTTCACAGCCAAAACGGTTCTGAAAATTTGGTCTATCTGGAAGGGTTCAACGGCTGGAGCGATTGGGACCGCAACTGGGTGGAACTGTTCTGCTCCAACGTAGGCATCGCCTTTGACAACATCAGCCTCAATGAGGAGATCGAATCGACTCAGCGGGAGATCATCTTCACCCTCGGCGGTGTCGTCGAAGCGCGGTCAAAAGAGACGGGCTGCCATGTGAAGCGTGTCTCCGAATATTCCCGCCTGTTGGGCAAGCTCTATGGCCTTACCCGAGAGGAGACGGAACTGCTGCGGATGGCGTCGCCCATGCATGACGTGGGCAAGATCGCCATTGAAGACGCCATCTTGAACAAACCGGGCCCGTTGACAGCGAACGAGTATGAGCAGATGAAAAAGCACACCATTGCCGGTCACGAGATGCTCCAACACTCCAACCGGCGCATCCTGCGCACGGCGGCCCAGATCGCTCTGGAACACCATGAAAAGTACAACGGCGGCGGCTATCCTTACGGCCTGCGGGGCGAGAAAATCCACATCTATTCGCGGATCACCGCCGTGGCCGATGTCTTCGACGCCCTGAACAATGATCGTGTCTATCGCGCCGCCTGGCCGATCGAGGACATTCTGGGCCTGTTTCAGCAGGAGCGCGGTCACCATTTTGACCCCTATCTGGTCGATCTGGTGGTGAAGCATCTGGATGAGTTTTTGAAGATTCAACAGGCTTTTCCCGATCACTGA
- the spoVAD gene encoding stage V sporulation protein AD, whose amino-acid sequence MQQGHQSWSFANRPVIIASAAVGGPFEAQGPLAKDFDMLHGDIWLGQASFEKAERKLLEEACEVAVRKAGLQKKDIEFFLCGDLMNQITASSFAARTMAVPYLGLFGACSTSMEGLALASLIVNSRAGRYVLCGTSSHNATAEKQFRYPTEYGGQKPPTAQWTVTGAGVAVVAPEGEGPRVTGATIGRIVDMGITDPFNMGAAMAPAAVDTITAHFRDFGTFHEEYDLIATGDLGKVGHHIARDLFAKHGMAIPEEKFVDCGLLIYGRDQQAEVIAGGSGCGCSATVTYGHILNRMRQGELRKILIVATGALLSPITYQQNESIPGIAHAVAIERE is encoded by the coding sequence ATGCAGCAAGGACATCAGAGCTGGTCCTTTGCCAACCGGCCTGTGATCATCGCCTCCGCTGCCGTCGGCGGACCTTTTGAGGCCCAGGGACCGCTGGCGAAGGACTTTGACATGCTCCACGGCGACATCTGGCTGGGCCAGGCCAGTTTTGAGAAGGCGGAGCGCAAGCTCCTGGAAGAAGCCTGCGAGGTCGCCGTCCGCAAGGCGGGGCTGCAGAAAAAGGACATCGAGTTTTTCCTCTGCGGCGATCTGATGAACCAGATCACCGCCAGCAGTTTTGCGGCCCGCACGATGGCCGTCCCCTACCTGGGGCTCTTCGGCGCCTGTTCCACCTCCATGGAGGGGCTGGCCCTGGCCTCTTTGATCGTCAACAGCCGGGCGGGGCGCTATGTCCTCTGCGGCACCTCCAGCCACAACGCGACGGCGGAAAAGCAGTTTCGCTACCCCACCGAGTATGGCGGTCAAAAGCCGCCGACGGCCCAGTGGACCGTCACCGGCGCCGGCGTGGCCGTTGTCGCGCCCGAGGGGGAGGGGCCTCGGGTGACAGGGGCCACCATCGGTCGCATCGTCGATATGGGCATCACCGATCCCTTCAACATGGGGGCGGCCATGGCGCCGGCGGCGGTCGATACGATCACCGCCCATTTCCGGGACTTTGGCACCTTCCACGAGGAGTACGATCTGATCGCCACGGGCGACTTGGGGAAGGTGGGCCACCACATCGCCAGAGACCTCTTCGCCAAACATGGCATGGCCATCCCGGAGGAGAAGTTCGTCGACTGCGGCCTCCTCATCTACGGCCGGGACCAGCAAGCCGAGGTGATCGCCGGCGGCAGCGGCTGCGGCTGTTCGGCCACAGTCACCTACGGGCACATCCTCAACCGGATGCGGCAGGGCGAACTGCGCAAGATCCTGATCGTCGCCACAGGCGCCCTGTTGTCGCCGATCACGTACCAGCAGAACGAGTCGATCCCCGGCATCGCCCATGCGGTGGCGATCGAGCGGGAGTAG
- a CDS encoding DUF1657 domain-containing protein, with product MTVSGQVKQTLASLKGARSTLESFAAIEENVDAKQVYGQNLQRLDRVIDGMEKRLQVLEFEEPQYKGF from the coding sequence TTGACGGTAAGCGGACAGGTCAAACAGACGCTGGCCAGCTTGAAAGGGGCTCGTTCCACGCTGGAGAGCTTTGCCGCCATCGAGGAGAATGTCGATGCCAAGCAGGTCTATGGGCAAAACCTGCAGCGGCTTGATCGCGTGATCGATGGGATGGAAAAGCGCCTCCAGGTGCTGGAGTTTGAAGAGCCCCAGTATAAAGGGTTTTAA
- a CDS encoding AbrB/MazE/SpoVT family DNA-binding domain-containing protein produces the protein MKSTGIVRKVDELGRVVIPIELRRTMGIDEKDPLEIYVDAEKIILKKYEPACIFCGSAIDVQNFRNKIVCKECAVSMAQNAAG, from the coding sequence ATGAAGTCAACTGGAATTGTACGCAAGGTAGACGAGCTGGGACGTGTAGTGATTCCGATTGAACTGCGCCGGACAATGGGTATCGACGAAAAAGATCCCCTTGAAATCTACGTTGATGCCGAAAAAATCATCCTGAAAAAGTATGAACCGGCCTGCATCTTCTGCGGAAGCGCCATCGACGTGCAGAACTTCCGCAACAAAATCGTCTGCAAGGAATGCGCCGTCTCGATGGCTCAAAACGCCGCCGGCTGA